One window of the Camarhynchus parvulus chromosome 2, STF_HiC, whole genome shotgun sequence genome contains the following:
- the MAFA gene encoding transcription factor MafA: MASELAMSAELPTSPLAIEYVNDFDLMKFEVKKEPAEAERLCHRLPAGSLSSTPLSTPCSSVPSSPSFCAPSPGGQPAPGPPATTAASLGSKQQLEELYWMSGYQHHLNPEALNLTPEDAVEALIGAPHHHHHHHQGYEPFRPQPFGGEELPPAAHHHPGHHHHHHHHLRLEDRFSDDQLVSMSVRELNRQLRGFSKEEVIRLKQKRRTLKNRGYAQSCRYKRVQQRHILENEKCQLQSQVEQLKQEVTRLAKERDLYKEKYEKLAGRGFPREPSPSTAPKAAADFFM, encoded by the coding sequence ATGGCCTCGGAGCTGGCCATGAGCGCGGAGCTGCCCACGAGCCCCCTCGCCATCGAGTACGTGAACGATTTCGACCTGATGAAGTTCGAGGTGAAGAAGGAGCCGGCGGAGGCGGAGCGGCTGTGCCACCGCCTGCCCGCCGGGTCCCTGTCGTCCACCCCGCTCAGCACGCCCTGCTCCTCCGTGCCTTCCTCGCCCAGCTTCTGCGCTCCCAGCCCCGGTGGGCAAccggcccccggccccccggCTACCACGGCCGCTTCCCTGGGCTCcaaacagcagctggaggagctgtaCTGGATGTCGGGTTACCAGCATCACCTCAACCCCGAAGCTCTCAACCTGACGCCGGAGGACGCGGTGGAGGCGTTGATCGGTGCCcctcaccatcatcatcatcaccaccaaGGGTACGAGCCCTTCCGACCTCAGCCCTTCGGGGGTGAGGAGCTGCCGCCGGCCGCGCATCACCATCCCGgccatcaccatcatcatcatcaccacctACGCCTGGAGGACCGGTTCTCCGACGATCAGCTGGTGAGTATGTCCGTGCGGGAGCTGAACCGGCAGCTGCGGGGCTTCAGCAAGGAGGAGGTGATCCGCCTCAAGCAGAAGAGGAGGACCTTGAAGAACCGGGGCTACGCTCAATCCTGCCGCTACAAGCGGGTCCAGCAACGGCACATCTTGGAGAACGAGAAATGCCAACTGCAGAGCCAGGTGGAGCAGCTCAAGCAGGAGGTGACCCGCTTGGCCAAGGAAAGGGATctgtacaaagaaaaatatgagaagTTGGCCGGCCGGGGCTTCCCGCGGGAGCCCTCCCCATCCACCGCCCCGAAAGCCGCCGCTGACTTCTTCATGTGA